CAATCATATGCGCAAGATCGCATTCCATCGTTCTTTGGATGTGGAACGATTATAAGGAAATCGGATAAGCCCTGTTGCAGTAACGCAACAAAATTACAAAGGATGACAAGGAACGAGAGCAATAAGCTCAACCTTTGATTTGCATCACTTATTTAAATGCAATCCTTCGTTGCATAAATGATCTTCTCCTGCGTGAGAGCGGGAAGAAAAAAGAGGACGCAAAATCTGGCAATGCCGAATCATTCTGGGCGCGGCGCAACAGTCGGGAGACGAGCGCAAGAGGATGAACCGCAGGGACCACTCGCTCCGACGCAGCGGCGGCGCATGCGGCACCATCAAGCCCCAGCCGAACCGCATCCGGCCTCGGACGTATAATTCGCAAGCCGGGTGGAGGTTGATCCGACATGGGCGGGGCGGAAAGCAAACGGCGCAGCAAATACGGGACTCTACAGCATCTTCCGTAAATCGAGCGCGGCGCCACGCTGTAGACTCATGCAGACGTTCGACTTGTCTCAGCCAGATTGCACCGATGAAGCGAGGCTGACCTCAGTGCTTGGAGAACAGATCCCGCAGCTTGCAAAGTGTCGTCGTGATGTCGAAGCGCTGATCCGGCAGCGCCTCGCCTGCAAGGATTCGGTTCAGCGCCGCCGTGGGATCGGTTTCGCCGGTCAGCAATACATCGGCGCCGCGCTTTTTCATGCGCCGCACGAAACCGTCGCCCGCGCTGCCTGCCACAACCACCTCGATGCCATCCAAGGGGTGCGGCGCGTCATCCTCGAAATAGTGCAGGATTTGAGCATTGGTGAGCTGGATATGCCGTGGCGTGGGCAAAGGGTCGCCCGCCTTCACCTCGGAAAGATCGTAAAGCAACCAGAATCGCGATTGCCCCGCATGTCCGGCGACACTTTGCCAGTCTTTCGTTGCGATTGCGATTTTCATGCTGCGCCCTCGTCTCGTGAAAAAATCTCCGGGCATTTTATACCGCATTATCGGACGGTCGCCCCCAATTTTGCAAAATCCGGCGCTTTCGGGTCTTCTTCAGCGCCGGAAAAAGGCATCTGCGTAAGCGAATGGCCGGGCGGCATTCCGACTGCGCCGCAAAAGGCGTCTTTGTCGACCCGACGCGCAACAAAGACTTGCGAAGCGGCAAAAACTGCTCCATTGTCCGGCCCTGATCAGCGGGCGGCGCGCCGCCCGCTGCTGGGGAATAGTTTAATGGTAGAACAGCGGACTCTGACTCCGCTAGTCTTGGTTCGAATCCAGGTTCCCCAGCCAATCTAAATTGGTCGCAGAAGTTCACACACATCAAAGACTTGTAGCAGGCCCACACAAGGTCTGCGTACCCATGTGTGTCCCAGTCTTCGTACCCATTCTTGCAGTCTGAGAGTTCGGCTGCCAACCCCGGTACTACCCAGAGAAGGCCATCAAGGCCGTTGAAGACGCCTTGGGAGAGCGCCGCCGCTCCATGCTGCTTGCCATGGAGACCGGCCGGCGACCTCACGTGAGCGAAGCTTTCGTCGCAAAACGCATCGAACAACGAATCGGACTCAACGCCGGTTCGGACATGGCCTTCAGCACCGCATTGTCGCTCGGCTCGGACAGCCTCGCGGCCAACGCAGGCGGCGCCATCGAGGTGGCCGCACCGCTCGACTGGCCGACCGGCTCGGTCGCGTTGAAATCGGGGAAAGATAACGCCATCGACGCGGCCCAAACCGTTCGAGCGGCTCACTCACGCTCGACGCGGCAACGATGCGCCGTCGTTACGCCACGCCATTCCCGGCAGCACATTCGTCCACGGTCCAGCGCGTGATGTCCTCTTCCTCGGCGATCAGCGCAAGCCCGTTGGCAATCGAAACGAACTCGTCGCCGGTATCGACCTTCTCGGCACCGAAACGCTGAGTGAACAGCCGTCGCACCGCGGGGACGAAGGACGTGCCGCCGGTG
This genomic window from Rhodomicrobium lacus contains:
- a CDS encoding NifB/NifX family molybdenum-iron cluster-binding protein codes for the protein MKIAIATKDWQSVAGHAGQSRFWLLYDLSEVKAGDPLPTPRHIQLTNAQILHYFEDDAPHPLDGIEVVVAGSAGDGFVRRMKKRGADVLLTGETDPTAALNRILAGEALPDQRFDITTTLCKLRDLFSKH